Proteins encoded by one window of Kribbella flavida DSM 17836:
- a CDS encoding Lrp/AsnC family transcriptional regulator translates to MVAAAFMAPAGLALITSSFPEGPQRNKALGVYAGTAAGGFSLGHRRVRALERSGVIGVYRAHLDAHALGLTFEALVFVTMRAADRDTIEAFGQTVATVPNVLEAQRLFGDPDYLLRVITRDLPDFQKLYDERLATLPGVQRLSSTLVMKSVVENRPLPL, encoded by the coding sequence GTGGTCGCCGCGGCGTTCATGGCCCCCGCCGGGCTGGCTTTGATCACCAGCAGCTTCCCAGAGGGCCCACAACGGAACAAGGCGCTGGGAGTGTACGCCGGCACCGCCGCCGGTGGTTTCTCCCTCGGTCATCGCCGCGTCCGCGCGCTGGAACGTTCGGGCGTGATCGGCGTCTACCGTGCCCACCTCGACGCCCACGCCCTCGGCCTGACCTTCGAGGCCCTCGTCTTCGTCACGATGCGCGCTGCCGACCGCGACACGATCGAGGCATTCGGGCAAACGGTCGCCACCGTTCCCAACGTGCTGGAGGCTCAACGCCTCTTCGGCGACCCCGACTACCTGTTGCGCGTGATCACCCGCGACCTGCCCGACTTCCAAAAGCTGTACGACGAACGCCTCGCCACCCTCCCCGGAGTCCAGCGCCTCAGCTCCACCCTCGTCATGAAGAGCGTGGTCGAGAACCGCCCCCTGCCGCTGTGA